The Paenibacillus swuensis genome contains the following window.
ATGGAATTCAGGTCTTTTGCAGACGAACGATAATGTTCAGCGATGGTTCCCTGGCTTACAATGAAGACGTAAACCAATAGATGGAGAAAGAAGGGGAAAGCATGAAAAGTACGAAAACAGCCGCGGCTGCTGCTTTACTGGTCGCAGCGATGTTAACCGTTACAGCATGTTCAGACAATAGCAACACTACCAATGAAGCGAAGAACGCCGCGTCAACCAATACACAAACGAATGAGAATGCTCCGAAGAAAGCAGTCGAGGAACAGCCGGCGGATCCGTTGGGCGCCTATGCGGAAGCCCTGACGATTTCAACCATTGCCGAGACGAACCCGGAAGATAAGTTCCCGGAAGGCGACAGCTATGAAGATAACGCCTACAAGCGGTTTTTGGAAAAGACTTTGAACGTAAAGGTGAACTACAAATGGACGGCTCCGGTAGGCGATTCCTATAACAATAAGTTTAACCTGATGATTCAGAGTAATGACCTGCCCGATGTATTCGTCGTCCGGGCTCAAGGCTCCACACCGGCGAAGGTGTTCTTGAACCGGTTGGCGGAGAACGGCATGCTCGAGGACTTGTCCTCCGTATATGAGAGCTATGCGGCAGAAGGCGTGAAGGATGTGTACAATTCCACGAACGGCGAAGCGTTAAAGGAAGCCACATATGATGGGAAATTGCTTGCATTGCCATTGGTCGGGGAAACGGACAGCGCGGCTCCCGTCATATGGGTGCGTCAGGATTGGCTGGATAAGCTGAAATTACCAGCGCCAACGACACTCGCGGATTTGGAGACCGTAGCCAAAGCGTTTATGGAGCAAGATCCGAACGGCAACGGCAAGCCGGACGAAGTAGGGTTGCCTACATCCGGTAAAGAAATGTTGTCCGACGGGCAGCCGATGGGGCTGGACACCTTCTTCTGGAATGAGAAGTCCTACCCTAAGTATTGGGTAGAAGGTGCGGACGGCGCGTTGGTTTACGGAGGCGTGCAACCCGAGACGAAAGTAGCGCTAGGTAAATTGGCAGCGATGTATAAAGCCAAGATCATCGACAAAGAGTTCGCGTTACGGGATCGTAACATGGCGTCCGAGAATCTGATCGGCGGCACGGCGGGACTGATGCTGGGTCAATGGTGGGCGCCGTTCTGGCCGCTTGGCGACGCAATGAAGAGCGATGCCAATTCGAATTGGAAGGCTTACACCTTGAAGGATGCCGAAGGAATTACTAAAGCGGGCTCGAGCTACCAGACTCAAGGTTACCTTGTCGTGCGTAAAGGATATGAGCATCCTGAGGTCATTCTGAAAGCTATGAATATCATTGATAAATCCAGTTCAGGGGAATACGAAGAAATCAACCAGCTGGACATGGGTACTTACAAAGACGGCTTTAAACGGGATGTATACGGAATCGGCGGCGATATCGGGTACAAAGATACCGTGATGAGAACCGTGAAGAAGTTCAGAGAGATTATGGCGGGCAAGGCCGGTAAAGATCTTCTGGATCCGGAAGAAACCAAGATCTATGAACAGATTGAACGGGATACCGCGGCGCCGAAGAAGGATATGAACGATTATATTCAAAAGGTTGCTTGGCTTGACGGGATCGGCGCAATCGCCGACGCAAAGCTGGATATGCAATTTAACAAGTTCGGGGACAGTACGCCGACCATGGATCAGAAGTGGACCTCGCTGAATGATTTGCAGACACAGGCTTTCCTGAAAATCATTATGGGCAAGGAGCAAGTCGATTACTTCGATACGTTCGTTAAAGACTGGATGGCTAAGGGCGGCGAACAGATTACGAAGGAAGTAAACGAGAAATACGCATCGATGAAATAATGAGTTCTATAGATGACCGGTGCCGAACCTTGCGCTTGGCCCGGTTTTTCTATCTCCAGGAGTAAAGTGAAAGAAAGGAGGGACCGGCTGTGTTATCAAGAATGGCCCGATCCCATACGTTCCATTATGTTCTAATGCTGATGCCCGCACTAATTCTTGTCACCTTGTTCAATATTTATCCGATGTCAGGCATCGTGCTCGCTTTTAAACATTTTAACCCGACAGAAGGAATTTGGGGCTCGCCTTGGGCAGGCTTGGATCACTTTGAGTCGATTGTCCAAAGCTCGGAGAGTAAACAAATTCTGAAGAATACCCTGGTCATTTCCGTACTCAAAATGATCACCATGCTCATCGTTCCTGTTGTATTCGCCTTGTTGCTGAATGAGGTGCGTATTCACTGGCTCAAGCGTTCCGTGCAAACCATCGTCTACTTGCCTCACTTTCTGTCGTGGGTTGTCATCGCGGGAATTATGCGGGAAGCGTTGGGGCTGGACGGTGTCGTCAACAGCATGCTGCAAGCCTGGTTCGGTCTGGAGGCGCAGATGTTCCTCGGTAGCAATGTGTGGTTCCGCCCGATTCTGATCCTCAGTAATGTATGGAAAGAGTTCGGTTTCTCGACCATTATCTATTTAGCGGCATTAACAAGTATTAATCCAGCTCTATATGAGGCCGCTGATATCGACGGTGCCAACCGGTTTCAGAAGATGAAACACATTACCATTCCTGGGATTTCCATGACGATTGTATTGTTAGCTACGTTAAGTCTGCAAGGCATTCTGAATGCCGGGTTTGATCAGGTGTTTAACCTGTACAACGTGCTTGTGTACGAGACGGCGGATATTATCGATACTTATATTTACAGATCGGGACTGGTTTCCTTTCAATATGAAGCGGCAACCGCCATCGGATTTATTAATTCCGTCATTTCCATGCTATTGATTATCATTACGTACTGGTTGGCTTACCGATTTGCCAAATACCGTATTTTTTAAGGAGGGAGATTCCCCATGGTACGTTCCCATACTTTAGGCTCCCGCATGTTTGACGGGTCGTTAATCTTCTTCATGATACTCATTAGTGTATTATCTATTGCTCCGTTGCTTCACACAATGGCGCTTTCCTTTAGCGAGCCTGTTAAAGCCAGCAGCGGTAATGTCGGACTGTGGCCGCAAGGACTTCATTTCGGCGCGTACGGCAAAGTGTTCGAAGACAAGCAGTTTTTCGTATCCCTGTGGGTTTCGATTCAACGCGTGGTCGTCTCTACGGCGCTTGCTCTGGTGGTCACACTCATGATGGCTTATCCTCTTTCCAGGGAATCAAGGGAATTTAAAGGCCGCAACGTGTTCATGTGGATCTTTCTGTTCGTGATGATGTTTAACGGAGGGTTAATTCCGAACTATCTGGCGATCAAATCCCTTAACCTACTGGATCAATTCTGGGTATTGATTCTGCCGGGGTTGGCGAATGTGTTCAATGCGATTCTGGTCATGAACTTTCTGCGTAATTTGCCCAAAGAACTGGATGAATGCTCCAACATTGACGGAGCCGGTCCGTGGCGCAAATTATTCTGGATTTATACACCGTTATGCCTGCCTGTACTTGCGACTATCACGTTATTTAACATCGTAGGTACGTGGAATGAATATTTCTCCGCCATGATCTATATTTCCAGCAAGGAGTTACTGCCTCTGCAAACCTACTTGCAGCAGATGGTGGTCCAGATTGACCCAACCCGGATGGATGCCGCGACCATGGGGCGCATTGCGGATTACCAAGGCGTTACCCTGGAGTCGGCCAAAATTATCGTATCCATTATTCCCATCATTGCAGTCTATCCTTTCATGCAAAAATATTTCATATCCGGCATCACACTCGGTTCGGTGAAGGAATGATATTAGCGGAATTTGAAGGGAGGATGAGGATTTGGCTCGTATATGTGTTATCGGCAGCTTGAACGTGGATATATTCATGGGCGTGGAACAATTTCCAAGGGCCGGGGAGAACGTCGTGGCCTCCTCCTTCCAGGTATTTACCGGGGGAGGGAAGGGCGCCAATCAGGCTTACGCATTGGGCAGGCTGGGAGCGGAAGTCACGATGGTCGGTAAGGTGGGGGATCAATTTTACGGGCTGAACTATCTTCAAGTGTTAAAAGAATCCCGGATCAATTGCGATTACATCGGCATTGAGCCCGATATGTATTCAGGAATCGGTGTTGTAGCGGTCAACCAATCAGGTGAAAACAGCATCTACGTGTACCCGGGAGCGAACGGGAAAGTGGACATAGCGTATCTGGAGGGTTGCTGGGACGCGATCGAAGAACACGAGTTGTTCCTCTTTCAACTCGAGATTCCGCTGGAAGCAACGCTCTACGCGATGGAGAAGCTGCGGGGAAGCGGGAAGCGCATTATCTTTGATCCGGCGCCGGCGGGACCCTTGCCTGACGCTATTTACGCCCGCGTAGATTACATTACTCCCAATCAGTCGGAACTAGAAGCTCTGTCGGGGATGTTGATCCAGGAGGAGAAGGATTTTGCCGTTGCGGCTAATATCCTGTTGGCTAAGGGCGCAACAACCGTCATTGCTAAAGCAGGTGCGCGGGGCGCTTATATTGTGACGGGGGAAGAAGTGACCCATGTTCCCGGGTTCCGGGTCAACACGGTTGATACTACCGCGGCGGGCGATTCATTTAATGCCGGGTTGGCTTACGCCTTGGCCGAAGGCATGGATTTAACGCAGAGCGTAAGGTTTGCTAATGCAGTAGCAGCGTTGGCTACAACCGCGATGGGTGCGCAGCAAGCGATGCCTTTGTTGCACGAAGTTGAGGAATTAATGAGTGAAAGTGAAACGGACTCAAGTAGGAGCAGGGTTGGGCATAGGTTATAGGTTGAATGAGATATTATGAACATAGGT
Protein-coding sequences here:
- the rbsK gene encoding ribokinase; its protein translation is MARICVIGSLNVDIFMGVEQFPRAGENVVASSFQVFTGGGKGANQAYALGRLGAEVTMVGKVGDQFYGLNYLQVLKESRINCDYIGIEPDMYSGIGVVAVNQSGENSIYVYPGANGKVDIAYLEGCWDAIEEHELFLFQLEIPLEATLYAMEKLRGSGKRIIFDPAPAGPLPDAIYARVDYITPNQSELEALSGMLIQEEKDFAVAANILLAKGATTVIAKAGARGAYIVTGEEVTHVPGFRVNTVDTTAAGDSFNAGLAYALAEGMDLTQSVRFANAVAALATTAMGAQQAMPLLHEVEELMSESETDSSRSRVGHRL
- a CDS encoding ABC transporter permease, with translation MARSHTFHYVLMLMPALILVTLFNIYPMSGIVLAFKHFNPTEGIWGSPWAGLDHFESIVQSSESKQILKNTLVISVLKMITMLIVPVVFALLLNEVRIHWLKRSVQTIVYLPHFLSWVVIAGIMREALGLDGVVNSMLQAWFGLEAQMFLGSNVWFRPILILSNVWKEFGFSTIIYLAALTSINPALYEAADIDGANRFQKMKHITIPGISMTIVLLATLSLQGILNAGFDQVFNLYNVLVYETADIIDTYIYRSGLVSFQYEAATAIGFINSVISMLLIIITYWLAYRFAKYRIF
- a CDS encoding carbohydrate ABC transporter permease, translated to MVRSHTLGSRMFDGSLIFFMILISVLSIAPLLHTMALSFSEPVKASSGNVGLWPQGLHFGAYGKVFEDKQFFVSLWVSIQRVVVSTALALVVTLMMAYPLSRESREFKGRNVFMWIFLFVMMFNGGLIPNYLAIKSLNLLDQFWVLILPGLANVFNAILVMNFLRNLPKELDECSNIDGAGPWRKLFWIYTPLCLPVLATITLFNIVGTWNEYFSAMIYISSKELLPLQTYLQQMVVQIDPTRMDAATMGRIADYQGVTLESAKIIVSIIPIIAVYPFMQKYFISGITLGSVKE
- a CDS encoding type 2 periplasmic-binding domain-containing protein; this translates as MKSTKTAAAAALLVAAMLTVTACSDNSNTTNEAKNAASTNTQTNENAPKKAVEEQPADPLGAYAEALTISTIAETNPEDKFPEGDSYEDNAYKRFLEKTLNVKVNYKWTAPVGDSYNNKFNLMIQSNDLPDVFVVRAQGSTPAKVFLNRLAENGMLEDLSSVYESYAAEGVKDVYNSTNGEALKEATYDGKLLALPLVGETDSAAPVIWVRQDWLDKLKLPAPTTLADLETVAKAFMEQDPNGNGKPDEVGLPTSGKEMLSDGQPMGLDTFFWNEKSYPKYWVEGADGALVYGGVQPETKVALGKLAAMYKAKIIDKEFALRDRNMASENLIGGTAGLMLGQWWAPFWPLGDAMKSDANSNWKAYTLKDAEGITKAGSSYQTQGYLVVRKGYEHPEVILKAMNIIDKSSSGEYEEINQLDMGTYKDGFKRDVYGIGGDIGYKDTVMRTVKKFREIMAGKAGKDLLDPEETKIYEQIERDTAAPKKDMNDYIQKVAWLDGIGAIADAKLDMQFNKFGDSTPTMDQKWTSLNDLQTQAFLKIIMGKEQVDYFDTFVKDWMAKGGEQITKEVNEKYASMK